The sequence CTACGTCCCGGCGCTGCAGAGCATGGGCGCGGAGATCGAGGTCTACGACACGTGCCTGGGCGGTCCCGCCTGCCGGTACCACGACACGGCCGCGCTGCACTCGGCAGTGGTGCGCGGGGTGTCCAAGCTCCGGGGCGGCGACGTGACCATGCCGGACATCCGGGCCGGGTTCTCGGCGGTCCTGGCCGCGGCGGTCGCGGAGGGGCCGTCCACGCTGCGGGGCGTGCACCACATCGAGCGCGGCTACCACCGTCCGGTCGAGCAGTTCCGGACGCTGGGCCTGTCCCTGCGGGCGGGCTAGGACGGACGGCCTGGGGCGGGGGTCGTCCGGGGCCAGGTGAAGGTGAGCGACCCGCCGACGGGCAGGTCGTGCCAGAGCGGAGCCATGTCGTCCAGCCGGGCCAGGACGCGGTCCACCGCGGGCCTGTCCTCGGGCGGGATCGGCCGGGGCTCGGCCCACGCGGGGGTCTGCGCCCCGGCGCGGCGGCGCCAGGCGAGATCGCACAGGCCCGCCAGGTGCTCCGACCTTCCCATGTCGCCGGGATCGGACCGGTTGAGGAAGGCCTCCCGCTTCTTCAACCGGCGCTGCTCCCGGGCCCGCCGCCGCGGGTCGCCGGGCTCCTCGACCGTCTCGTTGAAGCCGCCGCCGCCCCCTGCCGCGGCGCGTCCGAACACGCCGGACGTGAGGCCCAGCTCCGCCTCGACCAGGTAGTGGACGAGATCATGCGGGATGTGGTCGTCGTAACCGGGGGCCGGATCCATCCGGCGCGGGTGCCGGCCCGGGAGGCTGACGACGGTGGCGTACCGGCGTTCACCCGTCCGCTCGAAACTCACGTCCATCCGGCCAGGCTAGGCCGGTGCCCTCCCGCGCCGCATTCCCTTTTCCTACGGTGGTGATCAGACCTTCGAGGGGGCGCCGTGGAGTTCGATCGCACCGATCCGTATCCGTTCTACGCCCGGGCGCGCGAGGCCGCGGGGCTGACCTTCGTCCCCGAGCTGGACGCGTGGCTCGTCGCCCGGCACGCCGACGCGCGGGCGGTGCTGCGCGATCCGGAGACGTTCTCCTCGGCGAACGCGCTGCGGCCGGACGTGATGCCGGGACCCGAGGCCGTCGCCGTGCTGCGGTCGCTGCCGCAGGGCCGCCCCGTCGTGCTCACGGCGGACGGCGACGACCACCGGCGGGTGCGCGAGCCGCTGACGCGCGGGCTGTCGCCGAAGCGGGTCGCCGCGGCCCTCCCGTTCATCACCCGCCGGGCCCGGGAACTGGTCGCGTCCTTCGCCGGCGACCACCGCGTCGAGCTGATGGGACGGTACGCGCGGATCCTGCCGGGCGAGGTGATCGGGCACATGCTCGGCGTCGACCCGGGCGAGGTGCCCGCGCTCATCGAGGGAAGCTATCGGGCGGAGGACCTGGTCTTCCGGCCGATGAGCACGGACGAGCAGGTCGCCGCCGCCGAGCGGGTCGCGGGCATGAAGCGGGTGCTGGACGCCCACGTGAGGAACCGGGAGCCGGGGCGGGACCTGTGCGGCGAGATGGCGCGCGCGATCGAGCCGCACGGCACGCTCATCTCCAACCTGCAGAACATCCTGCTGGCCGGGCACCTGACGACGACGGCGCTCATCGGGACGGCGGTGCTGCACCTGCTGCGGAACCGGGAGCAGTGGGAGCTGCTGTGCGCCCGGCCCGAGCTGGTCCCGGCGGCCGTCGAGGAGGCCGCGCGCTTCGACACGGCCATCCAGGGGTTCCGCCGGGTCACGACCAGGCCGGTGCGGGTGGCGGGCACCGACCTGCCGGCGGGCGCCGAGGTCTTCGTCGCCTTCGCGGCCGCCGGGCGCGATCCGGCTGCCCATGACCGTCCCGACGAGTTCGACGTCACCCGCGAGCCGGCGCGGCACCTGGCGTTCGGGCACGGCGTCCATGCGTGCCCGGGCTCGCAGCTGGCCCGCGAGCAGGTACGCGTCACGCTGGAGGAGCTGACCGCGCGGCTGCCGGGCCTGCGCGTCGAGGAGCCGGTGGAGATGCTGCCGAGCCTGATCCACCGCTCGCCCCGGGAGCTGATCCTTACCTGGTGATGGCCGAAACCTACAAGACGGGCGCGCCCGCGGCGGCCACGCTGGAGGCATGGACCTGACCAAGGCATCCGATTTCATGGCCACGCACGCGCGTCCCCTGGACCGCCGCCGCTTCGAACTGCTGACCGGGGAAGGCGACCGGGCCGCGATGCTCGCCGCGCTCAACGCCTACCGGAACCCTGACGGCGGGTACGGCCACGGCCTTGAGCCCGACCTGCGGTCGCGGACGAGCCAGCCGGGCCCCGCGCTGCACGCGTTCGAGGTCTTCGAGGAGCTCGCGCCGGTGACCGCCCCGGAGGCGGTCGCGCTCTGCGACTGGCTGGACTCGGTGACGCTGCCCGACGGCGGCCTGCCGTTCGCCCTGCACGTCCCCGATCCCGCCGGCTGCGCGCCGTTCTGGGCGGGGGCCGACCCCGGGACGTCCTCGCTGCAGATCACCGCCGTGGTCGCCGCCACGGCGCGTCGCGTCGCCGTCCACGACTCGGCGGTCGCGGGCCATCCCTGGCTCGACCGCGCCACCCGCTACTGCCTCGACGCCCTCCGCGCCAAGGACACGATGCACGCCCTGGAGGTGGAGTTCGCCATGTGGCTGGCCGACGCCGTCGACGACACCGAGGCCGTCGCCCTGCTCGGTGAGCACATCCCGGATGACGGCCTCCTCCGCGTGGAGGGCGGCCTGGAGGACGAGATGCTGCGCCCGCTCGACTTCGCGCCCTTCCCGGACCGCCCGGCCCGGTCCCTCTTCGAGCAGGACGTCGTGGCGGCCGAGCTTCGACGGCTCGACGGCATGCAGGAGGACGACGGCGGATGGCGCGTGGACTTCGCGTCCTACTCGCCCGCCGCCGAACTGGAGTGGCGCGGGTACGCCACCGTCAGGGCAGTCTCCATCCTGACCCGCAACGCCGACGGCTAGCGGCCGTCCGGGGCGGGACGGGTGCGCGTGGGATCCTGGGGGCGCAGGCCACATCCGACGGCACCGGAGGCTCCCGATGGACAACGGCCCGGGTCACACGGCGCTTACCCCGCTGGTGTTCCTCGAACGGTCGGCGCAGGTGTTCCCCGGCAAGACCGCCTACGCCTACGGGGACCGGCGCGCCGCCTACGCCGAGTTCGCCGCCGAGACGACCCGGCTGGCGAACGCACTGCGCGCCCTGGGGGTCGAGCCCGGAGACCGGGTCGCCTACCTGGCGCCCAACATCCCCGAGCTCCTCGTCGCGCACTTCGCCGTGCCGCTCGCCGGGGCCGTGCTCGTCGCGATCAACACGCGGCTGGCGCCGGACGAGATCCGCTACATCCTCGACCATTCGGGCGCGAAGGCGCTGGTCGTGGAGGCGGGGCTGCATCCGTCCGTGGCGCCGCTCGCGGACGGCCTGCCCCTGACGGTCACCATTCCCGCGTCCGGCGCCGAGCCCGACCCGGCGGTCGGCGGAATCGGCTACGAGGAGCTGATGGCGCGCGGCTCGGACGACCCGCTGCCCTGGGCCGTCCGGGACGAGAACGCCGCCATCTCGATCAACTACACGTCCGGCACCACGGGACGTCCGAAGGGCGTCGTCTACACGCACCGGGGCGCCTACCTCAACGCGCTCGGCGAGGTCGTGCACTCGCGGCACACGCCCGAGAGCGTCTACCTGTGGACGCTGCCGATGTTCCACTGCAACGGCTGGTGCACGCCGTGGGCGCTCGCCGCGATCGGCGCGACGCAGGTGTGCCTGCGCGCCGTCGTCGCCGCGGAGATCTGGCGGCTCATCGACACCGAGGGCGTCACCCACCTCAACGGCGCCCCGACCGTCCTCGTGACGATCGTGAACGCGGCGGAGGCGCACCCGCTGGAGCGGCCGCTGACCGTCACGACGGCGGGCGCGCCGCCGAGCCCGACGATCATCGGGCAGACGGAGGGGCTCGGGGCGGACATCGTGCACGTGTACGGGCTGACGGAGACCTACGGCCCGTACTCGGTGTGCGAGCCGCAGCCCGGCTGGGCGGCGCTGCCCACCGGGGACCGGGCCCGGCTGCTGGCCAGGCAGGGCGTCGGCATGATCCAGACCGACGGGCTGCGGGTCGTCGACGGCGACATGAACGACGTCCCGGCCGACGGGACGACGCTCGGCGAGATCGTCATGCGCGGCAACAACGTCATGAAGGGCTACCACCGGGACGAGGAGGCCACCGCGCACGCGTTCCGCGGCGGCTGGTTCCACTCCGGCGACCTCGGCGTCCGGCACCCCGACGGCTACGTCGAGCTGCGCGACCGGTCCAAGGACATCATCGTCTCCGGCGGGGAGAACATCTCCACTGTCGAGGTCGAGCGGGCGATCGACTCGCACCCGGCCGTGCTGGAGGTCGCGGTCGTCGCGGTGCCGGACGACAGGTGGGGCGAACGCCCCAAGGCGTTCGTGGTCCTGCGCGACGGGCGCACCGCCACCGAGGCCGAGCTGGTCGAGCACGTCCGGGCGGGCCTCGCCCGGTACAAGGCGCCCGACGCGGTGGAGTTCGTCGCCGAGCTGCCCAAGACCTCCACCGGGAAGATCCAGAAGTTTCAGCTCCGCGAGCGGGAGTGGGCGGGCCACGACCGCCGCGTCCAGGGCTGAGGACGCCGCCGGCGCGGCGCCGATCAGTAGCGCCGCTCCTCGCGCCCGTAGCCGAGCTGTTCGGCCACGTCGGCGACGTTCTCGTACTCGCGCTTCGGCAGCGTCCGCAGCTGGTCGAGCGCCCCGTCCGGGGCGCCGCCCTCGGCCGCGTGCCGGACCAGCTCGTTCGGGCGGGCCGGGTAGCGGACACCGCTGAGCATCCGGGCCAGGGCGCTGCGGCCCTCCACGTCCTGCGCGCTCATCCCGGGCGGGGAGCCCTCCCGGTCACCGGCGACGGCCGCCGCCGGGTCGGCGGGGTAGTCGTTGGAGAACGGCTCGGTCTCCTTGAACTCCTCGGCGTGCGTGGGATGGCCGCCGCTGACCATGCCCTGGGTCTCGCGGCCGATCTCCTCGTCCAGCCTTGCGCCGTGCTTGCCGCTCTTGTCTGGCATTTCGTCCTCCCTTCGCACCTATCGGATGGAACGTTCCCAGGCGCGCGTGTCCCAACACGCTGGGGATCTCGCGGCGGCGGCGCGGTACGGTGTGGCGCATGCTGCCGGAAGAGGGCGTGAACGCGGTCCGGGTCGTGGTCGGGCTGCTGGTCCGCGGCGACTACGAGGAGCTGGAGACCCTCACCGAGGGGCGCAGGCTGAGCGCCGTGGAGATGGCCGGCGCGGTGACCGCCTCCGGGCGCGACCTGATCAGTCCGCCCGACAGCGCCTTCGCCGACCTGGAGGTGGCCGAGATCGAGCAGGTCTCGGGCGGGGAGCGCGCCTTCCGGGTGGCGCTCCCGCTGTGGACCGCGCAGGAAGGACTCTCCGCGCTGGCGCTGCGGCTCACCCTGACCGAGGTCATGGACGGCGTGTGGACCGTCGAGGTGGACGGCATCGAAGAGGCGGCCGCCGGGTGAGCCGGATGGCCGCCGGTCAGGACTGCGAGAGACGCATCATCCGCAGGACGCGCCGCACCAGCGAGTCATGCCCGTCCTCGCCCGGTTCCTCCTGCTCGGCCGCCTCCTCGGCGGCGGAGGAGGACTGCGGCTCCGGCGGGTCCCCGGCCAGTTCGTAGGTGACCGGCAGCGACCGCAGGCCGCGCATCAGCGGGGACGAGCGCCACGGAAGCCGGTCGGCGGGCACCGCGAGCCGCAGCCCGGAGAACCGGTCGAACAGCCGCTCCACCGCGATCGTGGTGATGGTGGTGGCGAGGTCGC is a genomic window of Actinomadura citrea containing:
- a CDS encoding cytochrome P450 is translated as MEFDRTDPYPFYARAREAAGLTFVPELDAWLVARHADARAVLRDPETFSSANALRPDVMPGPEAVAVLRSLPQGRPVVLTADGDDHRRVREPLTRGLSPKRVAAALPFITRRARELVASFAGDHRVELMGRYARILPGEVIGHMLGVDPGEVPALIEGSYRAEDLVFRPMSTDEQVAAAERVAGMKRVLDAHVRNREPGRDLCGEMARAIEPHGTLISNLQNILLAGHLTTTALIGTAVLHLLRNREQWELLCARPELVPAAVEEAARFDTAIQGFRRVTTRPVRVAGTDLPAGAEVFVAFAAAGRDPAAHDRPDEFDVTREPARHLAFGHGVHACPGSQLAREQVRVTLEELTARLPGLRVEEPVEMLPSLIHRSPRELILTW
- a CDS encoding long-chain-fatty-acid--CoA ligase, with the translated sequence MDNGPGHTALTPLVFLERSAQVFPGKTAYAYGDRRAAYAEFAAETTRLANALRALGVEPGDRVAYLAPNIPELLVAHFAVPLAGAVLVAINTRLAPDEIRYILDHSGAKALVVEAGLHPSVAPLADGLPLTVTIPASGAEPDPAVGGIGYEELMARGSDDPLPWAVRDENAAISINYTSGTTGRPKGVVYTHRGAYLNALGEVVHSRHTPESVYLWTLPMFHCNGWCTPWALAAIGATQVCLRAVVAAEIWRLIDTEGVTHLNGAPTVLVTIVNAAEAHPLERPLTVTTAGAPPSPTIIGQTEGLGADIVHVYGLTETYGPYSVCEPQPGWAALPTGDRARLLARQGVGMIQTDGLRVVDGDMNDVPADGTTLGEIVMRGNNVMKGYHRDEEATAHAFRGGWFHSGDLGVRHPDGYVELRDRSKDIIVSGGENISTVEVERAIDSHPAVLEVAVVAVPDDRWGERPKAFVVLRDGRTATEAELVEHVRAGLARYKAPDAVEFVAELPKTSTGKIQKFQLREREWAGHDRRVQG
- a CDS encoding DUF2795 domain-containing protein; protein product: MPDKSGKHGARLDEEIGRETQGMVSGGHPTHAEEFKETEPFSNDYPADPAAAVAGDREGSPPGMSAQDVEGRSALARMLSGVRYPARPNELVRHAAEGGAPDGALDQLRTLPKREYENVADVAEQLGYGREERRY
- a CDS encoding DUF7668 domain-containing protein; amino-acid sequence: MLPEEGVNAVRVVVGLLVRGDYEELETLTEGRRLSAVEMAGAVTASGRDLISPPDSAFADLEVAEIEQVSGGERAFRVALPLWTAQEGLSALALRLTLTEVMDGVWTVEVDGIEEAAAG